One Drosophila virilis strain 15010-1051.87 chromosome 5, Dvir_AGI_RSII-ME, whole genome shotgun sequence DNA window includes the following coding sequences:
- the Tab2 gene encoding ataxin-2 homolog isoform X1: MAATPPIPPGANNFQLNGNPPQHQQQQQQQQQTNHTTSNNNTPAIVEALQQHFQFKALLNADEDQQQQQQQQLQQQQQQRNNNNINNISRSSSYEQLEESACRPKAKLSCQCTNISIMHLFHEMKQEFPTLPDALVTQCVNENCHQRDNCIQMLKKELVLHPSPVQSYPAKVVQQQQHLQQRQVKPPTPLKPSRAAPTQPPLGNGTSETPPGTPIARPRPTTLNLPRQLNAQLQQKIQQRQQQQQQQQPQRQQLTPSAQYKPLRRAPPLPPLPPKPQSAVLLPQQQQQQQQQQQQQLMSSFSNDSSCLTSPLSSSESELSLNVSLSSPTTTTTTAVTAAAVAATATPAALPASPASAQLRSPVRHRSVITLQPEPPYAREFLNNAVTISPAPTPPSPTSGASTPSGRKSFTSLNLTLRQPQVSSNGAAPSTIDITAGPAPSGNGSSGITYSSSSFDARRGTHKNFQLTVTDEGSVFSAGCVRPQAPLYAPCPPAPVLATDGATPPPAATPTSRQLQLQLQLQEQAAAEASEMPEVFPYPTQAQNHVVASNYNNNHLHNISNSSDNSPSVTHMPLYEGVVPECDREAHAATIERQKTRRDKLANALRDNKKRLLSLEQEINILTEPVPVGESERLDRDIKKLTEDCQRLLNMINDPQLNGTAAAANSMNRQLSAPAGPQQQPFPRQRAVPGSGRTLAPPNSLRLHSVPAAPTQSHLDFVQHHSSAPSSACLTPQQQQQLQLELQPPPTYAQYCQFQQFLQQQRAAAAAAATSSVAAQQPRVNHINQEEEEESLSESEVDEGEEPLDMWACNLCTFRNHPQLNICEACENVRIQPGMIRIVHSSSADNATATPTTTNTTGAGLETDANRQQPYALHT; the protein is encoded by the exons ATGGCGGCTACACCACCAATACCGCCCGGAGCAAATAATTTCCAACTAAATGGCAATCCTccgcagcaccagcagcagcagcagcaacaacaacaaacgaaccatacaacaagcaacaacaacacgcccGCCATAGTCGAGGCACTGCAGCAACACTTTCAATTCAAGGCACTGCTCAACGCCGACGaggatcagcagcaacagcaacagcaacagctccagcaacaacagcagcagcggaacaacaacaacatcaacaacattagtcgcagcagcagctatgagCAACTGGAGGAGTCAGCGTGCCGGCCAAAAGCAAAGCTAAGCTGCCAGTGCACCAACATTAGTATTATGCATTTGTTCCATGAGATGAAACAGGAGTTTCCCACGCTGCCGGATGCTTTGGTGACGCAATGCGTCAATGAGAATTGCCATCAGCGCGACAATTGCATACAAATGTTGAAAAAGGAGCTGGTGCTGCATCCCTCACCCGTGCAGTCGTATCCCGCCAAGGtggtgcaacagcaacagcatctgcAGCAGCGTCAGGTCAAGCCACCCACGCCTCTGAAGCCCTCACGTGCTGCGCCCACACAGCCGCCCCTTGGTAATGGCACGTCTGAGACGCCGCCAGGCACGCCCATTGCACGTCCGCGCCCAACAACGTTGAATTTGCCGCGTCAGCTAaacgcacagctgcagcagaagatacaacagcgacagcagcagcagcagcaacagcagccgcagcgacaACAGCTGACGCCCAGCGCGCAGTACAAGCCGCTGCGTCGCGCGCCGCCattgccgccgctgccaccCAAGCCGCAGTCAGCTGTCTTGCttccacagcagcagcaacaacagcagcaacagcaacagcagcagctgatgagCAGTTTCTCCAATGATTCCTCCTGTCTCACCAGCCCGCTCAGCTCCAGCGAGTCGGAACTGTCGCTCAACGTCTCCTTATCATCGccaacgacaacaaccacaacggCGGTGACggcggcagctgttgctgctactgcgacgccagcagcgcTGCCCGCCTCACCAGCTAGTGCGCAGTTACGCTCACCCGTACGACATCGGTCAGTTATAACGCTGCAGCCGGAGCCGCCATATGCGCGAGAATTTCTTAACAACGCGGTCACCATTTCGCCAGCGCCAACACCGCCATCGCCCACATCCGGCGCGAGCACGCCCAGCGGTCGCAAGAGTTTCACCTCGCTAAATCTCACGTTGCGCCAGCCGCAGGTCAGCAGCAACGGCGCTGCACCCTCCACAATAGACATTACGGCCGGACCGGCGCccagcggcaacggcagcagcggcatcaCCTATTCGAGCAGCAGCTTTGATGCGCGTCGCGGCACCCACAAGAATTTCCAGCTAACGGTCACCGACGAGGGCAGTGTCTTCAGTGCCGGCTGTGTGCGTCCGCAAGCGCCGCTATATGCGCCCTGTCCGCCGGCCCCAGTGCTGGCCACCGATGGAGCAACGCCACCCCCAGCGGCTACTCCGACGTCCcgacaactgcagctgcaactgcaactgcaggaGCAGGCTGCAGCAGAAGCATCAGAGATGCCTGAAGTATTTCCATATCCCACTCAGGCGCAGAATCATGTTGTTGCCtcaaactacaacaacaaccatctgcacaacatcagcaacagcagcgacaacagtcCCAGCGTCACACACATGCCCCTCTACGAGGGCGTTGTGCCCGAATGCGATCGAGAAG CGCATGCGGCGACCATTGAGCGGCAAAAGACGCGACGGGACAAGCTGGCGAATGCGCTGCGTGACAACAAGAAGCGTCTACTTAGCCTGGAGCAGGAGATCAACATACTGACCGAACCGGTGCCGGTGGGCGAATCCGAAAGACTGGATAGAGATATCAAAAAACTAACTGAGGACTGTCAGCGGCTGCTCAATATGATCAATG ATCCCCAGCTGAATGGCACTGCGGCCGCAGCCAATTCCATGAATCGTCAGCTATCGGCGCCTGCCGggccacaacagcagccatTTCCACGACAGCGCGCTGTACCTGGCAGCGGTCGCACTCTGGCACCGCCCAATTCGCTGCGATTGCATTCGGTGCCCGCAGCGCCGACACAGTCTCATCTAGATTTTGTGCAACATCACAGCAGTGCGCCCAGCTCCGCCTGCCTGacgccgcaacagcagcagcaactgcagctggagTTGCAGCCGCCGCCTACCTATGCACAATACTGTCAGTTTCAGCAGtttctgcagcagcagcgggcagctgcagcggcggcagcgacatCATCGGTAGCAGCTCAGCAGCCACGTGTCAACCATATCAATCAGGAGGAAGAGGAGGAGTCCCTATCCGAATCGGAGGTGGACGAAGGCGAGGAGCCACTCGATATGTGGGCCTGCAACTTGTGTACATTCCGCAACCATccgcaattaaatatttgcgaAGCCTGTGAAAATGTTAGGATCCAGCCGGGTATGATACGCATTGTGCATAGCAGCAGCGCTGATAATGccacggccacgcccacaacaacaaatacaaccgGCGCTGGTCTAGAGACCGATGCCAATCGGCAGCAGCCATACGCTTTGCACACGTGA
- the LOC6626084 gene encoding putative fatty acyl-CoA reductase CG8306: protein MASSPIADFYAGRNVFITGATGFVGVTIVEKLLRDVPNVGTLYLLMRAKKGKSVQERLEELKKNSVFDRFKELQLEARLSKIVPIEGDVGLEHLGISAKDRETLIENVNVVFHSAATLDFFQSLKETTNINLRGTRRVVELCKQLRHLDALVHVSSAYVNAYITEVEEKLYPSPDDPEKIIQLAETLNDEALKALEPKLLKDHPNTYTFTKHLAEHEVANVASQFPCGIVRPSMITAAWKEPIPGWTISKNGPQGFFMGASKGILRRLPLDPTIIMDYIPIDVVVNGIITTGYYVNSLKVKNGDRPAELQIFHLTSSTYKPFRFEFLKDKINGYLHDYPLNSAVWYPNLRLVRSLMLFRLGAILFHFIPGFFLDLVTKLSGGRPILIRLHKNVWNSLNTLERFIFTEWHFDSKRLLALSKTMNLVDKKKFTIDIGELTWDEYFANTIRGVRQYLSKESPKNLEKARRKDKILLGLHVALQLLFFYGVFKLIIGVTGISAAKAALVLPLFYYLFGLI from the exons ATGGCCAG CTCGCCCATCGCAGATTTCTATGCGGGTCGCAATGTTTTTATTACGGGCGCCACTGGCTTTGTGGGCGTCACCATAGTTGAGAAGCTGCTGCGAGATGTGCCCAATGTGGGCACTCTGTACCTGCTGATGCGCGCCAAGAAGGGCAAGAGTGTGCAGGAGCGTCTGGAGGAGCTGAAGAAGAACTCAGTGTTTGATCGCTTcaaggagctgcagctggaagCGCGCCTATCCAAGATTGTGCCCATTGAGGGCGATGTCGGCTTGGAGCACTTGGGCATTTCAGCAAAGGATCGCGAAACGCTTATCGAAAACGTGAACGTGGTGTTCCACTCAGCTGCCACCCTTGACTTTTTTCAATCCCTGAAAGAGACAACGAACATTAACTTGCGTGGCACACGTCGCGTTGTGGAACTATGCAAGCAGCTACGCCACTTGGACGCCCTGGTACATGTTTCCAGCGCATATGTAAATGCATACATTACGGAGGTGGAAGAGAAGCTATATCCCTCGCCCGATGATCCAGAAAAGATTATACAGCTGGCGGAAACGCTCAACGATGAGGCGCTTAAAGCGTTGGAGCCTAA ATTGCTCAAGGATCATCCTAACACTTACACGTTCACAAAACATTTGGCAGAGCATGAAGTGGCCAATGTGGCCTCACAATTCCCCTGCGGCATTGTGCGTCCCAGCATGA TCACAGCCGCTTGGAAGGAGCCAATACCTGGCTGGACCATATCCAAGAATGGACCACAGGGTTTCTTCATGGGCGCATCCAAGGGCATTTTGCGTCGTTTACCACTCGATCCCACTATTATTATGGACTACATTCCCATCGATGTGGTGGTAAATGGCATTATAACCACGGGCTACTACGTCAATTCGCTTAA AGTGAAGAATGGGGATCGTCCCGCAGAGCTGCAGATTTTCCATCTGACATCAAGCACATACAAGCCATTCCGTTTCGAGTTTTTGAAGGACAAAATTAATGGTTATTTGCATGATTATCCACTCAACAGCGCCGTCTGGTATCCCAATCTGCGCTTGGTTAGGAGTTTGATGCTGTTTCGTCTTGGTGCTATACTATTCCATTTCATACCAGGTTTCTTCCTCGATTTGGTTACCAAACTTTCCGGTGGCAGGCCCAT CTTGATACGTCTTCATAAGAACGTCTGGAACTCGTTGAATACCTTGGAGCGTTTTATATTCACCGAATGGCATTTTGACAGCAAACGTCTACTGGCGCTGTCCAAAACAATGAATCTAGtggataagaaaaagtttACCATTGACATCGGGGAACTGACATGGGATGAGTACTTTGCCAACACAATCCGAGGAGTGCGTCAGTATCTGAGCAAGGAATCGCCCAAGAATCTGGAAAAAGCACGTCGTAAAGATAAAAT CCTCCTGGGTCTGCATGTGGCGCTCCAGCTATTATTCTTCTACGGCGTTTTCAAGCTTATTATTGGCGTGACCGGCATTTCAGCTGCGAAGGCGGCTCTTGTCTTGCCCTTGTTTTACTATCTCTTTGGACTGATTTAG
- the LOC6625727 gene encoding putative fatty acyl-CoA reductase CG8303 isoform X2: MAVITEHGNSNHNNIINNNSKIGISKAGTESPHSSQRQLSTALTVPEFFAHKNIFVTGGTGFLGTVLIEALLDTHPDIGTIYVLVRGKRNFDPNERINRLLQKPIFQKYNEKTLAKVVPVVGELTEPNFGFGNDLLQELIERVNVIYHSAATIRFNSPLRTAIFTNLTGTMRTIELAKQLKQLSAYIYCSTAFCNSNNRGLITEDVYKSQFDPYEMMKMAENEEAWLDFTQQKCKSYLKDHPNTYTFTKNLSENLLMAEMSGLPAAIVRPSIVYGTLEHPMKGWVGNANSGHLGFLAGFVKGIFRTMSGRANAVIDIIPCDYVINSSLVMGWYVGTRHVDKPEIIHCTSGEVNPLTLSQFCNIINDSVERHPPNSFVWKPKTKLRNGWRYNLFFYLFHLLPAMIFYIPEKLFGIGMPQHTAYEYMRVFQNGTKAFDYFLDKDFRYSMKNALRVSSLIHDSDRKRYNFDASRCDWSEFIDRCLIGIRRFYFKESAVTTQWHRNYWKVFNVLYYAGFVAIFAILYFALTPFLGLPVGLTLAVLVWGFLVWL; this comes from the exons ATGGCCGTCATAACGGAGCATGGCAAcagcaatcacaacaacatCATTAACAACAATAGTAAAATCGGGATCAGCAAAGCTGGAACTGAATCGCCGCACAGCAGCCAGCGTCAGCTAAGCACCGCCCTGACAGTGCCCGAATTTTTTGcgcacaaaaacatttttgtaacCGGCGGCACCGGATTTCTGGGCACCGTTCTCATCGAGGCGCTGCTGGACACACATCCCGATATCGGCACCATCTATGTGCTGGTGCGTGGCAAACGCAACTTCGATCCCAACGAGCGCATCAATCGCTTGCTCCAGAAGCCG ATCTTCCAAAAGTACAATGAGAAAACGCTGGCCAAGGTCGTGCCAGTCGTGGGGGAGCTGACCGAGCCGAACTTTGGCTTTGGCAACGATCTGCTACAGGAACTGATCGAGCGTGTGAATGTGATCTATCATAGTGCCGCCACGATCAGGTTCAATTCTCCTTTGCGCACGGCTATATTCACGAATCTGACGGGCACCATGCGAACCATTGAGCTGGCCAAACAGCTGAAGCAGCTGTCCGCTTACATCTACTGCTCGACGGCCTTTTGCAATAGCAACAATCGTGGCCTGATCACCGAAGATGTGTACAAGTCACAGTTCGATCCATACGAGATGATGAAAATGGCGGAGAACGAAGAGGCCTGGCTGGATTTCACGCAGCAGAAGTGCAAAAGCTACCTCAAGGATCATCCCAATACGTATACGTTTACCAAGAATCTGTCGGAGAATCTGCTCATGGCGGAGATGTCCGGTCTGCCGGCAGCCATAGTTAGGCCATCTATAG TTTATGGCACACTGGAGCACCCCATGAAGGGCTGGGTGGGCAATGCCAATTCGGGGCATTTGGGTTTCCTGGCCGGATTTGTCAAGGGCATCTTTCGCACCATGTCCGGCCGTGCAAATGCCGTTATTGACATCATACCATGTGACTATGTGATCAACAGCTCCCTGGTCATGGGCTGGTATGTGGGCACACGTCATGTGGATAAGCCCGAGATAATACACTGTACATCGGGCGAGGTGAATCCGCTGACACTTTCGCAATTCTGCAACATAATCAACGACAGCGTGGAACGTCATCCGCCCAACAGCTTTGTGTGGAAACCAAAGACGAAGCTGCGCAATGGCTGGCGCTATAATCTGTTCTTCTATTTGTTTCATCTGCTACCCGCTATGATCTTCTATATACCGGAGAAGCTCTTTGGCATTGGCATGCCGCAGCACAC CGCCTACGAGTACATGCGCGTATTCCAGAATGGCACCAAGGCATTTGATTATTTCCTGGACAAGGATTTCCGGTATTCCATGAAGAATGCCCTGCGCGTCTCCTCACTGATCCATGACAGCGATCGCAAACGCTACAACTTTGATGCCAGCCGCTGTGATTGGTCAGAGTTTATCGATCGCTGCCTGATCGGCATTAGACGCTTCTACTTCAAGGAGTCGGCGGTGACCACACAGTGGCATCGCAACTATTGGAAGGT CTTCAACGTCCTGTACTATGCCGGCTTTGTAGCGATCTTTGCAATTCTCTACTTTGCGCTGACGCCTTTCCTGGGCCTCCCAGTGGGCCTGACGTTGGCTGTCCTCGTTTGGGGCTTCCTGGTCTGGTTGTAG
- the Tab2 gene encoding ataxin-2 homolog isoform X2, which produces MAATPPIPPGANNFQLNGNPPQHQQQQQQQQQTNHTTSNNNTPAIVEALQQHFQFKALLNADEDQQQQQQQQLQQQQQQRNNNNINNISRSSSYEQLEESACRPKAKLSCQCTNISIMHLFHEMKQEFPTLPDALVTQCVNENCHQRDNCIQMLKKELVLHPSPVQSYPAKVVQQQQHLQQRQVKPPTPLKPSRAAPTQPPLGNGTSETPPGTPIARPRPTTLNLPRQLNAQLQQKIQQRQQQQQQQQPQRQQLTPSAQYKPLRRAPPLPPLPPKPQSAVLLPQQQQQQQQQQQQQLMSSFSNDSSCLTSPLSSSESELSLNVSLSSPTTTTTTAVTAAAVAATATPAALPASPASAQLRSPVRHRSVITLQPEPPYAREFLNNAVTISPAPTPPSPTSGASTPSGRKSFTSLNLTLRQPQVSSNGAAPSTIDITAGPAPSGNGSSGITYSSSSFDARRGTHKNFQLTVTDEGSVFSAGCVRPQAPLYAPCPPAPVLATDGATPPPAATPTSRQLQLQLQLQEQAAAEASEMPEVFPYPTQAQNHVVASNYNNNHLHNISNSSDNSPSVTHMPLYEGVVPECDREAHAATIERQKTRRDKLANALRDNKKRLLSLEQEINILTEPVPVGESERLDRDIKKLTEDCQRLLNMINDPQLNGTAAAANSMNRQLSAPAGPQQQPFPRQRAVPGSGRTLAPPNSLRLHSVPAAPTQSHLDFVQHHSSAPSSACLTPQQQQQLQLELQPPPTYAQYCQFQQFLQQQRAAAAAAATSSVAAQQPRVNHINQEEEEESLSESEVDEGEEPLDMWACNLCTFRNHPQLNICEACENVRIQPAPILNREDIHITLSPGENRIIHSWILS; this is translated from the exons ATGGCGGCTACACCACCAATACCGCCCGGAGCAAATAATTTCCAACTAAATGGCAATCCTccgcagcaccagcagcagcagcagcaacaacaacaaacgaaccatacaacaagcaacaacaacacgcccGCCATAGTCGAGGCACTGCAGCAACACTTTCAATTCAAGGCACTGCTCAACGCCGACGaggatcagcagcaacagcaacagcaacagctccagcaacaacagcagcagcggaacaacaacaacatcaacaacattagtcgcagcagcagctatgagCAACTGGAGGAGTCAGCGTGCCGGCCAAAAGCAAAGCTAAGCTGCCAGTGCACCAACATTAGTATTATGCATTTGTTCCATGAGATGAAACAGGAGTTTCCCACGCTGCCGGATGCTTTGGTGACGCAATGCGTCAATGAGAATTGCCATCAGCGCGACAATTGCATACAAATGTTGAAAAAGGAGCTGGTGCTGCATCCCTCACCCGTGCAGTCGTATCCCGCCAAGGtggtgcaacagcaacagcatctgcAGCAGCGTCAGGTCAAGCCACCCACGCCTCTGAAGCCCTCACGTGCTGCGCCCACACAGCCGCCCCTTGGTAATGGCACGTCTGAGACGCCGCCAGGCACGCCCATTGCACGTCCGCGCCCAACAACGTTGAATTTGCCGCGTCAGCTAaacgcacagctgcagcagaagatacaacagcgacagcagcagcagcagcaacagcagccgcagcgacaACAGCTGACGCCCAGCGCGCAGTACAAGCCGCTGCGTCGCGCGCCGCCattgccgccgctgccaccCAAGCCGCAGTCAGCTGTCTTGCttccacagcagcagcaacaacagcagcaacagcaacagcagcagctgatgagCAGTTTCTCCAATGATTCCTCCTGTCTCACCAGCCCGCTCAGCTCCAGCGAGTCGGAACTGTCGCTCAACGTCTCCTTATCATCGccaacgacaacaaccacaacggCGGTGACggcggcagctgttgctgctactgcgacgccagcagcgcTGCCCGCCTCACCAGCTAGTGCGCAGTTACGCTCACCCGTACGACATCGGTCAGTTATAACGCTGCAGCCGGAGCCGCCATATGCGCGAGAATTTCTTAACAACGCGGTCACCATTTCGCCAGCGCCAACACCGCCATCGCCCACATCCGGCGCGAGCACGCCCAGCGGTCGCAAGAGTTTCACCTCGCTAAATCTCACGTTGCGCCAGCCGCAGGTCAGCAGCAACGGCGCTGCACCCTCCACAATAGACATTACGGCCGGACCGGCGCccagcggcaacggcagcagcggcatcaCCTATTCGAGCAGCAGCTTTGATGCGCGTCGCGGCACCCACAAGAATTTCCAGCTAACGGTCACCGACGAGGGCAGTGTCTTCAGTGCCGGCTGTGTGCGTCCGCAAGCGCCGCTATATGCGCCCTGTCCGCCGGCCCCAGTGCTGGCCACCGATGGAGCAACGCCACCCCCAGCGGCTACTCCGACGTCCcgacaactgcagctgcaactgcaactgcaggaGCAGGCTGCAGCAGAAGCATCAGAGATGCCTGAAGTATTTCCATATCCCACTCAGGCGCAGAATCATGTTGTTGCCtcaaactacaacaacaaccatctgcacaacatcagcaacagcagcgacaacagtcCCAGCGTCACACACATGCCCCTCTACGAGGGCGTTGTGCCCGAATGCGATCGAGAAG CGCATGCGGCGACCATTGAGCGGCAAAAGACGCGACGGGACAAGCTGGCGAATGCGCTGCGTGACAACAAGAAGCGTCTACTTAGCCTGGAGCAGGAGATCAACATACTGACCGAACCGGTGCCGGTGGGCGAATCCGAAAGACTGGATAGAGATATCAAAAAACTAACTGAGGACTGTCAGCGGCTGCTCAATATGATCAATG ATCCCCAGCTGAATGGCACTGCGGCCGCAGCCAATTCCATGAATCGTCAGCTATCGGCGCCTGCCGggccacaacagcagccatTTCCACGACAGCGCGCTGTACCTGGCAGCGGTCGCACTCTGGCACCGCCCAATTCGCTGCGATTGCATTCGGTGCCCGCAGCGCCGACACAGTCTCATCTAGATTTTGTGCAACATCACAGCAGTGCGCCCAGCTCCGCCTGCCTGacgccgcaacagcagcagcaactgcagctggagTTGCAGCCGCCGCCTACCTATGCACAATACTGTCAGTTTCAGCAGtttctgcagcagcagcgggcagctgcagcggcggcagcgacatCATCGGTAGCAGCTCAGCAGCCACGTGTCAACCATATCAATCAGGAGGAAGAGGAGGAGTCCCTATCCGAATCGGAGGTGGACGAAGGCGAGGAGCCACTCGATATGTGGGCCTGCAACTTGTGTACATTCCGCAACCATccgcaattaaatatttgcgaAGCCTGTGAAAATGTTAGGATCCAGCCGG CGCCGATTCTTAATCGTGAGGACATACATATAACGCTCTCACCCGGCGAAAATC GTATTATACACTCTTGGATACTATCGTGA
- the LOC6625727 gene encoding putative fatty acyl-CoA reductase CG8303 isoform X1, which yields MQQTRATVDKSSSKLAPPTNLEPYTMAVITEHGNSNHNNIINNNSKIGISKAGTESPHSSQRQLSTALTVPEFFAHKNIFVTGGTGFLGTVLIEALLDTHPDIGTIYVLVRGKRNFDPNERINRLLQKPIFQKYNEKTLAKVVPVVGELTEPNFGFGNDLLQELIERVNVIYHSAATIRFNSPLRTAIFTNLTGTMRTIELAKQLKQLSAYIYCSTAFCNSNNRGLITEDVYKSQFDPYEMMKMAENEEAWLDFTQQKCKSYLKDHPNTYTFTKNLSENLLMAEMSGLPAAIVRPSIVYGTLEHPMKGWVGNANSGHLGFLAGFVKGIFRTMSGRANAVIDIIPCDYVINSSLVMGWYVGTRHVDKPEIIHCTSGEVNPLTLSQFCNIINDSVERHPPNSFVWKPKTKLRNGWRYNLFFYLFHLLPAMIFYIPEKLFGIGMPQHTAYEYMRVFQNGTKAFDYFLDKDFRYSMKNALRVSSLIHDSDRKRYNFDASRCDWSEFIDRCLIGIRRFYFKESAVTTQWHRNYWKVFNVLYYAGFVAIFAILYFALTPFLGLPVGLTLAVLVWGFLVWL from the exons ATGCAACAAACG CGTGCAACAGTAGACAAATCCAGCAGCAAGTTGGCGCCACCCACAAATCTAGAGCCCTACACCATGGCCGTCATAACGGAGCATGGCAAcagcaatcacaacaacatCATTAACAACAATAGTAAAATCGGGATCAGCAAAGCTGGAACTGAATCGCCGCACAGCAGCCAGCGTCAGCTAAGCACCGCCCTGACAGTGCCCGAATTTTTTGcgcacaaaaacatttttgtaacCGGCGGCACCGGATTTCTGGGCACCGTTCTCATCGAGGCGCTGCTGGACACACATCCCGATATCGGCACCATCTATGTGCTGGTGCGTGGCAAACGCAACTTCGATCCCAACGAGCGCATCAATCGCTTGCTCCAGAAGCCG ATCTTCCAAAAGTACAATGAGAAAACGCTGGCCAAGGTCGTGCCAGTCGTGGGGGAGCTGACCGAGCCGAACTTTGGCTTTGGCAACGATCTGCTACAGGAACTGATCGAGCGTGTGAATGTGATCTATCATAGTGCCGCCACGATCAGGTTCAATTCTCCTTTGCGCACGGCTATATTCACGAATCTGACGGGCACCATGCGAACCATTGAGCTGGCCAAACAGCTGAAGCAGCTGTCCGCTTACATCTACTGCTCGACGGCCTTTTGCAATAGCAACAATCGTGGCCTGATCACCGAAGATGTGTACAAGTCACAGTTCGATCCATACGAGATGATGAAAATGGCGGAGAACGAAGAGGCCTGGCTGGATTTCACGCAGCAGAAGTGCAAAAGCTACCTCAAGGATCATCCCAATACGTATACGTTTACCAAGAATCTGTCGGAGAATCTGCTCATGGCGGAGATGTCCGGTCTGCCGGCAGCCATAGTTAGGCCATCTATAG TTTATGGCACACTGGAGCACCCCATGAAGGGCTGGGTGGGCAATGCCAATTCGGGGCATTTGGGTTTCCTGGCCGGATTTGTCAAGGGCATCTTTCGCACCATGTCCGGCCGTGCAAATGCCGTTATTGACATCATACCATGTGACTATGTGATCAACAGCTCCCTGGTCATGGGCTGGTATGTGGGCACACGTCATGTGGATAAGCCCGAGATAATACACTGTACATCGGGCGAGGTGAATCCGCTGACACTTTCGCAATTCTGCAACATAATCAACGACAGCGTGGAACGTCATCCGCCCAACAGCTTTGTGTGGAAACCAAAGACGAAGCTGCGCAATGGCTGGCGCTATAATCTGTTCTTCTATTTGTTTCATCTGCTACCCGCTATGATCTTCTATATACCGGAGAAGCTCTTTGGCATTGGCATGCCGCAGCACAC CGCCTACGAGTACATGCGCGTATTCCAGAATGGCACCAAGGCATTTGATTATTTCCTGGACAAGGATTTCCGGTATTCCATGAAGAATGCCCTGCGCGTCTCCTCACTGATCCATGACAGCGATCGCAAACGCTACAACTTTGATGCCAGCCGCTGTGATTGGTCAGAGTTTATCGATCGCTGCCTGATCGGCATTAGACGCTTCTACTTCAAGGAGTCGGCGGTGACCACACAGTGGCATCGCAACTATTGGAAGGT CTTCAACGTCCTGTACTATGCCGGCTTTGTAGCGATCTTTGCAATTCTCTACTTTGCGCTGACGCCTTTCCTGGGCCTCCCAGTGGGCCTGACGTTGGCTGTCCTCGTTTGGGGCTTCCTGGTCTGGTTGTAG